The Streptococcus pluranimalium genome contains a region encoding:
- the murD gene encoding UDP-N-acetylmuramoyl-L-alanine--D-glutamate ligase, producing the protein MKMISNFENKKVLVLGLARSGQAAARLLAKLGAIVTVNDGKPFDENPSAQALLEEGIKVVCGSHPLELLDEEFALMVKNPGIPYSNAMVQKAQEKNIPIWTEVELAGLVSEAPIVGITGSNGKTTTTTMIAEVFNHSGKSGLLAGNIGFPASEVVVDARVDDTLIMELSSFQLMGIDTFKPHIAVITNLEPSHLDYHGTFDDYVAAKWNIQNQMTSDDFVVLNFNQGIARRLAEKTAATVVPFSTIEAVDGAYLEEGKLYFKGEFIMSADEVGVPGEHNVENALATIAVAKLSGISNQAIKETLSTFGGVKHRLQDVGSVDGITFFNDSKSTNILATQKALSGFDNQQLILIAGGLDRGNSFDELVPDLKDLKTMIVLGETADKLADTAKSIAIPVEYAKDVADATRKAFELAEVGDTVLLSPANASWDMYQNFEVRGDEFLATVASLKGDHHE; encoded by the coding sequence ATGAAAATGATCTCAAATTTTGAAAATAAAAAAGTTCTAGTTCTAGGATTGGCTAGGTCCGGACAAGCAGCTGCGCGTCTGTTAGCAAAATTAGGTGCTATTGTTACCGTAAACGATGGTAAACCTTTTGATGAAAATCCTTCTGCGCAAGCCTTATTAGAAGAGGGGATTAAGGTTGTTTGTGGCAGTCATCCACTAGAATTGTTGGATGAAGAGTTTGCCTTGATGGTTAAGAACCCAGGAATTCCTTATTCTAATGCCATGGTACAAAAGGCTCAAGAGAAAAATATTCCTATTTGGACAGAGGTAGAACTTGCCGGTCTTGTTTCAGAGGCTCCAATTGTTGGAATTACAGGTTCAAATGGGAAGACAACAACAACGACGATGATTGCTGAAGTCTTCAATCATTCTGGCAAATCAGGTCTATTAGCTGGTAATATTGGATTTCCAGCCTCAGAAGTAGTTGTAGATGCCAGAGTTGATGATACCTTAATTATGGAACTATCCTCCTTCCAACTAATGGGAATAGATACTTTTAAACCACATATTGCTGTCATTACAAATCTTGAACCAAGTCATCTAGATTATCATGGGACGTTTGACGATTATGTTGCGGCCAAATGGAATATTCAAAATCAGATGACAAGTGATGACTTTGTTGTGCTTAATTTTAATCAAGGTATTGCACGGCGCTTGGCTGAAAAAACAGCAGCGACAGTTGTTCCTTTTTCAACGATTGAAGCGGTTGATGGTGCCTACCTTGAAGAGGGGAAACTTTATTTCAAAGGCGAGTTTATTATGTCAGCTGATGAAGTTGGTGTGCCAGGTGAACACAATGTCGAAAACGCTCTTGCAACTATTGCTGTAGCTAAGTTGTCAGGCATTTCCAATCAAGCTATAAAAGAAACATTGTCCACTTTCGGTGGGGTTAAGCATCGCTTGCAAGATGTTGGATCAGTTGATGGTATTACCTTTTTCAATGATTCTAAATCAACTAATATTTTAGCGACTCAAAAAGCTTTGTCAGGTTTTGATAATCAACAGTTGATTTTGATAGCTGGTGGCTTAGATCGAGGAAATAGCTTTGATGAATTAGTGCCTGATTTAAAAGACTTAAAAACCATGATAGTTTTAGGGGAAACAGCTGACAAGTTAGCTGATACAGCAAAATCCATTGCTATTCCTGTAGAGTACGCCAAAGATGTTGCTGATGCGACAAGAAAAGCATTTGAATTGGCTGAAGTCGGCGATACTGTTCTTCTAAGTCCTGCAAATGCTAGTTGGGATATGTACCAGAATTTTGAAGTCCGCGGAGATGAATTCTTAGCGACCGTCGCGTCCTTGAAAGGGGATCATCATGAGTAA
- a CDS encoding cell division protein FtsQ/DivIB gives MVKDKETTKDSEKDKPVLTEWQKRNQEFLKKKEQDKAEQEEAEKRLQELRRSQFLGDKSEDDEKASNPKKVKKSKEKIKKEPKPKKVKKKNPHRNRFVVVMTLNVVILLFSAFMISPLSTSKKITVSGQHFTDEATIQQASGIKVDDYLFSVFINRDQIEKSIVKNDPWVKSAKLDFELPNHFKIKVKENRIIAYRQQEESYFPILSNGLVVDEVAQDLPNHFLSVNLDTEKDVKEFIKARQSLKKTIRRNIKSVSKESSKSTKDLIRISMYDGNTVLIPLSKLKERLPYYNQVASKMVATPGTIDMEVGIYVAVEDVSSPEVAEENSTPSLELNDGSSEEAPQGEDFPQEVTNSQDTVTESPAQ, from the coding sequence ATGGTAAAAGATAAGGAAACGACTAAAGATTCTGAGAAGGATAAGCCAGTTCTAACCGAGTGGCAAAAACGCAATCAGGAATTTTTAAAGAAAAAAGAGCAAGATAAGGCAGAACAAGAAGAAGCTGAAAAGCGTCTTCAGGAGCTTCGACGGTCACAATTTTTAGGGGATAAATCAGAGGATGATGAAAAGGCGTCAAACCCTAAAAAAGTGAAAAAAAGTAAGGAAAAAATCAAAAAAGAACCAAAGCCTAAAAAGGTTAAGAAAAAAAATCCTCACCGTAACCGTTTTGTTGTTGTGATGACACTAAATGTTGTTATTCTCTTGTTTTCGGCATTTATGATTAGCCCTTTGAGTACCTCAAAAAAGATTACTGTTTCAGGGCAGCATTTCACTGATGAAGCTACGATTCAACAAGCTTCTGGGATAAAGGTTGATGATTATTTGTTTAGTGTCTTTATAAATCGAGACCAGATTGAAAAATCAATTGTCAAAAATGATCCATGGGTCAAGTCAGCTAAGCTTGATTTTGAACTACCGAATCATTTTAAGATTAAGGTCAAAGAGAATAGGATTATAGCTTATCGTCAGCAAGAAGAGAGTTATTTTCCAATCTTATCAAACGGCCTTGTGGTTGATGAAGTTGCTCAAGATTTACCAAATCATTTTTTGAGTGTGAATTTAGACACAGAAAAAGATGTCAAGGAATTTATCAAAGCTAGACAATCCTTGAAAAAAACGATTCGTCGCAATATTAAATCTGTTTCAAAAGAAAGTTCTAAGTCAACAAAAGATCTGATCAGAATAAGTATGTATGACGGCAATACTGTTCTTATTCCACTTTCAAAACTTAAGGAGAGACTGCCTTATTATAACCAAGTAGCTTCTAAGATGGTCGCAACACCAGGGACTATTGATATGGAGGTTGGAATATACGTCGCTGTTGAAGATGTTAGTTCACCAGAAGTTGCTGAAGAAAACTCAACTCCTAGCCTAGAGCTTAATGATGGATCATCAGAGGAGGCGCCTCAAGGAGAAGATTTTCCTCAAGAAGTAACGAATTCTCAAGATACAGTAACGGAATCACCAGCTCAATAA
- a CDS encoding UDP-N-acetylglucosamine--N-acetylmuramyl-(pentapeptide) pyrophosphoryl-undecaprenol N-acetylglucosamine transferase, translating to MSKGKIVLTGGGTVGHVTLNLLLIPKFIQDGWEVHYIGDKHGIEYDEIQRLDENVVFHAIATGKLRRYFSWQNVGDIFKVGFGILQSLVTIARIRPKALFSKGGFVSVPPVIAAKVLGIPVFVHESDLSMGLANKIAYKFATKMYTTFEQEASLSKAEHIGAITKVEPYSIQDDQMVEEIKAQFDPMKKTILFVGGSAGAKVFNDFITNHLKELTSLYNIINISGDSQLNTLEENLFRIDYVTDLYQPLMNLADLVITRGGSNTIFELVALQKLHLIIPLGKEASRGDQLENAAYFEKRGYALQLSEEDLSLVTLNQRLQELLTHAPQFEAAMQNSQELTSQQAFYQKLTESIQKAKG from the coding sequence ATGAGTAAAGGTAAAATTGTTTTGACAGGCGGCGGTACCGTAGGCCACGTTACCCTTAATTTATTGTTGATTCCAAAATTCATTCAAGATGGCTGGGAAGTTCACTACATAGGTGATAAACACGGGATTGAATATGATGAAATCCAGCGACTAGATGAAAATGTTGTTTTTCATGCTATTGCGACAGGAAAATTAAGACGCTATTTTTCATGGCAAAATGTAGGTGATATTTTCAAAGTTGGGTTTGGTATCCTCCAATCCTTGGTAACTATTGCTAGAATAAGACCCAAAGCTCTCTTTTCAAAAGGTGGCTTCGTTTCAGTGCCTCCAGTGATAGCAGCAAAAGTACTAGGGATTCCCGTCTTTGTTCATGAATCTGACTTGTCGATGGGCCTGGCTAATAAAATTGCTTATAAATTCGCGACAAAAATGTACACCACATTCGAACAAGAAGCTTCATTATCTAAAGCGGAGCATATTGGTGCGATTACTAAGGTAGAACCCTACTCAATTCAAGACGATCAAATGGTTGAGGAGATAAAAGCCCAGTTTGATCCTATGAAAAAGACGATTTTATTTGTTGGTGGTTCAGCTGGTGCCAAGGTTTTCAATGATTTTATCACGAATCATTTGAAAGAATTGACATCACTGTACAACATTATCAATATCTCTGGGGATTCTCAGCTTAATACTTTGGAGGAAAATCTTTTTCGTATTGACTACGTCACCGATTTATACCAACCCCTAATGAATTTAGCGGATTTAGTTATTACTCGAGGTGGTTCAAACACTATCTTTGAGTTAGTTGCTCTTCAAAAGTTGCATCTTATTATTCCACTTGGGAAAGAGGCTAGTCGTGGAGACCAACTTGAAAATGCTGCTTACTTTGAAAAAAGAGGCTATGCTCTACAATTGTCAGAAGAAGACTTATCTTTGGTGACTTTAAATCAAAGACTTCAGGAATTACTTACTCATGCACCGCAATTTGAAGCGGCTATGCAAAATAGTCAAGAGTTAACCTCTCAACAAGCCTTCTACCAGAAATTGACAGAGTCTATTCAGAAGGCAAAGGGATAA
- a CDS encoding YggT family protein — MLLLYFILVRVVRIYSTLLVIYALLSWFPGAYQTKLGQILVSIVEPTLAPFRRLGLQFGGIDLTIVAVFFVLQLLLRLFSYLLLF; from the coding sequence ATGCTTTTACTATATTTTATTCTAGTTAGAGTAGTACGAATTTATTCGACACTTTTAGTAATCTATGCTTTACTCTCTTGGTTTCCAGGAGCATATCAAACAAAATTAGGGCAAATTCTTGTTTCTATAGTTGAGCCAACTCTGGCTCCATTTAGACGCTTAGGACTTCAGTTTGGTGGAATAGATTTGACGATTGTTGCAGTTTTCTTTGTATTACAATTATTACTTAGACTCTTTTCATACTTACTATTATTCTAA
- a CDS encoding cell division protein SepF: MALKDKFEKMISYFDTDEVSDVEEFEEALPQQADRRGEVTSNPLGSQERVSRSANQSAASNQRQGQSRSQRVVSTPQLNSHEHLSSTNQYGREQMNYQSQKQTQQHVSAQPTIALKYPRKYEDATEIVDLLASNECVLIDFQYMLEAQARRCLDFVDGASRVLSGNLQKVGSSMYLLTPQFVVVDVEEMTIPNAGQDVNFDYDMKRR; the protein is encoded by the coding sequence ATGGCATTAAAAGATAAATTCGAAAAAATGATTTCTTATTTTGATACGGATGAGGTTAGTGATGTCGAGGAATTTGAAGAAGCACTACCTCAGCAAGCTGATCGAAGAGGAGAAGTAACTTCTAACCCTTTAGGATCACAAGAGAGAGTATCAAGATCTGCTAATCAATCAGCTGCTTCAAATCAAAGACAAGGACAGTCGAGATCTCAAAGAGTGGTTTCAACACCTCAACTTAATTCTCATGAACACTTGTCTTCAACTAATCAATATGGAAGAGAACAGATGAATTATCAGTCACAAAAACAAACACAACAACATGTATCTGCTCAACCGACAATTGCTTTGAAATACCCTCGTAAATACGAGGATGCAACTGAAATTGTTGATTTATTGGCTAGTAATGAATGTGTTTTGATTGATTTTCAATATATGCTGGAAGCACAAGCACGACGATGCTTAGACTTTGTTGATGGGGCAAGCCGTGTCTTATCCGGTAATCTTCAAAAAGTAGGTTCTTCAATGTATCTATTAACACCTCAATTTGTAGTTGTTGATGTTGAGGAGATGACAATACCAAACGCTGGTCAAGATGTGAATTTTGACTATGACATGAAACGACGTTAA
- the typA gene encoding translational GTPase TypA: protein MTNLRTDIRNVAIIAHVDHGKTTLVDELLKQSHTLDARKELEERAMDSNDLEKERGITILAKNTAVAYNDTRINIMDTPGHADFGGEVERIMKMVDGVVLVVDAYEGTMPQTRFVLKKALEQNLTPIVVVNKIDKPSARPAEVVDEVLELFIELGADDDQLDFPVVYASAINGTSSLSDNPADQEASMAPIFDTIIEHIPAPIDNSDEPLQFQVSLLDYNDFVGRIGIGRVFRGTVKVGDQVTLSKLDGSTKNFRVTKLFGFFGLERREIQEAKAGDLIAVSGMEDIFVGETVTPQDAIEPLPILRIDEPTLQMTFLANNSPFAGREGKHVTSRKVEERLLAELQTDVSLRVEATDSPDKWIVSGRGELHLSILIETMRREGYELQVSKPEVIIKEIDGVQCEPFERVQIDTPEEYQGAIIQALSERKGDMLDMTMVGNGQTRLIFLIPARGLIGFSTEFLSMTRGYGIMNHTFDQYLPLVPGEIGGRHRGALVSIDNGKATTYSIMRIEERGTIFVNPGTEVYEGMIIGENARENDLGVNITTAKQMTNVRSATKDQTSVIKTPRILTLEESIEFLDYDEYMEVTPESIRLRKQILNKAARDKANKKKKSAE, encoded by the coding sequence ATGACAAATTTAAGAACAGATATCCGTAACGTTGCCATTATCGCCCACGTTGACCACGGTAAAACAACCCTTGTTGATGAGCTTTTGAAGCAATCCCACACACTTGATGCTCGTAAAGAGCTTGAAGAGCGTGCAATGGACTCAAACGATCTTGAAAAAGAGCGTGGTATTACTATCTTAGCGAAAAATACAGCTGTTGCATACAATGACACACGTATCAATATCATGGACACACCAGGACACGCGGACTTTGGTGGAGAAGTAGAACGTATCATGAAAATGGTTGACGGTGTTGTTCTTGTCGTGGATGCTTACGAAGGTACCATGCCTCAGACACGTTTCGTATTGAAAAAAGCCCTTGAGCAAAACTTGACACCAATCGTTGTTGTGAACAAGATTGACAAGCCATCAGCTCGTCCAGCAGAAGTTGTTGACGAAGTTCTTGAACTGTTTATTGAACTTGGTGCAGATGACGATCAACTAGATTTCCCGGTTGTTTATGCTTCAGCTATCAATGGGACATCATCACTTTCAGATAATCCAGCTGATCAAGAAGCCTCAATGGCACCAATCTTTGACACCATTATTGAACATATTCCAGCTCCAATTGATAACTCAGATGAGCCGTTACAATTCCAAGTATCACTACTTGACTACAACGACTTTGTCGGTCGTATCGGTATTGGACGTGTCTTCCGTGGAACTGTTAAAGTTGGTGACCAAGTTACCCTTTCAAAACTTGATGGTTCAACGAAAAACTTCCGCGTGACAAAACTCTTTGGTTTTTTCGGTCTTGAGCGCCGTGAAATCCAAGAAGCTAAAGCTGGTGATTTGATTGCCGTTTCAGGTATGGAAGATATCTTCGTAGGAGAAACAGTAACGCCTCAAGATGCTATCGAACCACTCCCAATCCTACGTATTGATGAACCAACTCTTCAAATGACTTTCTTGGCTAATAACTCACCATTTGCAGGTCGTGAAGGTAAACACGTGACATCACGTAAAGTTGAAGAGCGCCTTCTTGCGGAACTTCAAACGGACGTTTCGCTTCGCGTTGAAGCAACGGATTCACCAGATAAATGGATTGTTTCAGGACGTGGTGAGCTTCACTTGTCAATCCTTATCGAAACCATGCGTCGCGAAGGTTATGAGCTTCAAGTGTCTAAGCCTGAAGTTATCATCAAAGAAATTGATGGCGTGCAATGTGAACCATTTGAACGTGTGCAAATCGACACACCAGAAGAATACCAAGGTGCTATCATCCAAGCCCTTTCAGAACGTAAAGGAGATATGCTTGATATGACCATGGTTGGTAATGGTCAAACACGTTTGATCTTCTTGATTCCAGCTCGTGGTTTGATTGGATTCTCAACAGAATTCCTTTCAATGACACGTGGTTACGGTATCATGAACCATACCTTTGACCAATACCTACCACTTGTTCCAGGTGAAATTGGTGGACGTCACCGTGGTGCCCTTGTTTCTATTGACAATGGTAAAGCAACAACATACTCAATCATGCGTATTGAAGAACGTGGAACAATCTTTGTAAACCCAGGGACTGAAGTTTATGAAGGTATGATTATTGGTGAAAATGCTCGTGAAAATGACCTTGGTGTTAACATCACAACCGCTAAACAAATGACAAACGTTCGTTCAGCGACTAAAGATCAAACATCAGTTATCAAAACACCACGTATTTTGACACTTGAAGAATCTATTGAATTCTTGGATTATGATGAATATATGGAAGTAACGCCAGAATCTATTCGTTTGCGTAAGCAAATCTTGAACAAGGCTGCGCGTGATAAAGCTAACAAAAAGAAAAAATCAGCTGAATAA
- a CDS encoding DUF3165 family protein produces the protein MFYLLVLFGIVLYYFFMAPKSIRSTINSIGIMVAIAILLILAGMSFMKLIQSPGEVYIIAIMLVLGFLALRDILKLSSKDLPFKKDK, from the coding sequence ATGTTTTATTTATTAGTATTATTTGGCATCGTTCTTTACTATTTCTTTATGGCTCCAAAATCTATTCGTAGTACCATAAATTCAATTGGAATAATGGTGGCTATAGCAATTTTGCTAATCCTTGCAGGGATGAGTTTTATGAAACTGATTCAGTCTCCAGGAGAAGTATACATCATCGCTATTATGCTAGTTCTAGGTTTTTTAGCCTTGAGAGACATTTTAAAGTTATCATCAAAAGATCTACCTTTCAAAAAAGATAAATAA
- the ftsA gene encoding cell division protein FtsA: protein MARNGFFTGLDIGTSSIKVLVAEYIDGEMNVIGVSNVKSSGVKDGIIVDIDAAAKEIKLAIEQAEEKSGISIEKINVGLPANLLQIEPTQGMIPVTSESKEIKDEDVESVVKSALTKSITPEREVISLVPEEFIVDSFQGIRDPRGMMGIRLEMRGLLYTGPTTILHNLRKTVERAGISVENIIISPLAMTKSVLNEGEREFGATVIDMGGGQTTVASMRAQELQYTNIYPEGGEYVTKDISKVLKTSLQIAEALKFNFGNANVREASATDSVQVEVVGSDTPVDVTEKYLAEIISARIKHVLERVKQDLERGRLLELPGGIVIVGGGAILPGVVEIAQEVFGTKVKLFVPHQVGIRNPMFANVIGLVEYVGTLTDVDIIAQSAVTGEEILRRKPIDLGPNYTMPNQQQQPLQNDFAFNDANRFDEEVNIQEAPKPSEPKQNIGDRVRGLFGSMFD, encoded by the coding sequence ATGGCAAGAAACGGCTTTTTTACGGGCTTAGATATCGGTACTAGCTCGATTAAAGTACTTGTTGCAGAATACATTGATGGCGAAATGAATGTTATCGGTGTGAGCAATGTAAAAAGTTCTGGTGTAAAGGATGGCATTATCGTTGACATCGATGCAGCAGCAAAAGAAATTAAATTAGCAATTGAACAAGCAGAAGAAAAATCAGGTATTTCAATTGAAAAAATAAACGTTGGATTGCCGGCAAATCTGTTGCAAATTGAGCCTACGCAGGGAATGATTCCTGTTACAAGCGAATCAAAAGAAATCAAAGATGAAGATGTTGAAAGTGTTGTGAAATCTGCATTAACTAAAAGCATCACCCCAGAACGTGAGGTGATTTCTTTAGTTCCTGAGGAATTCATCGTAGATAGCTTTCAAGGAATTCGTGACCCACGTGGTATGATGGGGATTCGCCTAGAAATGCGTGGTCTTCTTTACACAGGACCAACAACAATTTTACATAATCTTCGTAAAACAGTTGAACGTGCTGGTATTTCTGTTGAAAATATTATCATTTCTCCGTTAGCGATGACTAAGTCAGTTCTAAATGAAGGAGAGCGTGAATTTGGTGCAACAGTTATTGACATGGGAGGTGGTCAGACGACAGTAGCCTCTATGAGAGCTCAAGAATTGCAGTACACCAACATCTATCCAGAAGGTGGCGAATATGTCACCAAAGATATTTCTAAAGTCTTAAAGACATCACTACAGATAGCAGAAGCTTTGAAATTTAACTTTGGAAATGCCAATGTTAGAGAAGCTAGTGCAACAGATAGTGTTCAAGTCGAGGTTGTCGGAAGTGACACTCCAGTTGATGTGACGGAAAAATACCTTGCGGAAATTATTTCAGCTCGCATCAAACATGTTTTAGAACGTGTTAAGCAAGATTTGGAACGCGGTCGCTTGCTAGAACTTCCTGGAGGAATAGTCATCGTTGGTGGTGGCGCTATTTTACCAGGAGTCGTAGAGATAGCACAAGAGGTATTTGGTACAAAAGTAAAACTTTTTGTCCCACATCAAGTTGGTATCCGTAATCCAATGTTTGCTAATGTTATTGGCTTGGTTGAGTATGTTGGAACTTTGACTGATGTTGATATTATCGCTCAGTCAGCGGTTACTGGAGAAGAAATTCTTCGTCGCAAACCTATTGATCTTGGTCCAAACTATACGATGCCAAATCAACAACAGCAACCCCTTCAAAATGATTTTGCCTTTAATGATGCAAACCGTTTTGACGAAGAAGTAAATATTCAAGAAGCACCTAAGCCAAGCGAACCAAAACAGAATATTGGTGATCGAGTTCGTGGACTCTTTGGTAGTATGTTTGATTAA
- a CDS encoding rhodanese-like domain-containing protein, giving the protein MIWIILIVISLVIIAYSAWNYFRLKKAVTFVDNAEFKQLMRIGQLIDVREPGRFHQSHILGARNFPFQQFEASLGALNKEKPVLIYDDNRGALIPRVANILKKAGYERVYVLENGFEGWDGKTK; this is encoded by the coding sequence ATGATTTGGATCATTTTAATTGTTATTAGTTTGGTGATTATTGCTTATTCAGCTTGGAATTATTTCCGTTTGAAAAAAGCAGTTACCTTTGTTGATAACGCTGAATTCAAACAGCTTATGAGGATTGGTCAGTTGATTGATGTTCGTGAACCTGGACGTTTCCACCAGAGCCACATTTTAGGAGCTCGTAATTTTCCTTTCCAGCAATTTGAAGCGTCACTTGGAGCTTTGAATAAGGAAAAACCAGTTCTCATCTATGATGATAATCGTGGAGCCTTAATTCCTCGAGTTGCTAATATCCTTAAAAAAGCAGGCTATGAACGTGTTTATGTTCTAGAAAATGGTTTTGAAGGCTGGGATGGTAAAACGAAATGA
- a CDS encoding YggS family pyridoxal phosphate-dependent enzyme, with product MYLAKNKTEIFNNVENFSKSSTRTQDVKVIAVTKYVEAEVAHQLIETGVRHIGENRVDKFLDKYHALADQPVTWHLIGSLQRRKVKDIINFVDYFHALDSVKLAQEIDKRADHVINCFLQVNLSGEATKHGFLQDDINQALEEIAELPNINLVGLMTMAPQEASQAELESLFEATYQLKEEIRARKITNMPMTELSMGMSGDYSIAIKHGATFVRIGTAFFQ from the coding sequence ATGTATTTAGCAAAAAATAAAACAGAGATTTTCAATAATGTCGAAAATTTCAGTAAGTCATCTACTAGAACTCAGGATGTTAAAGTCATTGCAGTTACTAAGTATGTGGAAGCAGAAGTGGCACATCAATTGATTGAAACTGGTGTCAGACATATTGGAGAGAATCGCGTTGATAAATTTTTGGATAAATACCATGCCTTAGCGGATCAGCCAGTGACATGGCATTTGATTGGCAGTCTTCAACGTCGTAAGGTTAAAGATATCATAAACTTTGTTGACTATTTTCATGCTTTAGATTCCGTCAAGCTAGCACAGGAAATTGATAAGCGAGCCGACCATGTGATCAATTGTTTTCTACAAGTTAATCTTTCAGGGGAAGCTACTAAGCATGGTTTTCTACAAGATGATATCAATCAAGCTTTGGAGGAAATAGCAGAGCTACCTAATATCAATTTAGTTGGTTTAATGACGATGGCTCCACAGGAAGCTAGTCAAGCGGAGCTAGAAAGTTTATTTGAAGCAACTTACCAGTTGAAGGAAGAAATAAGAGCGAGAAAAATAACGAATATGCCGATGACAGAGTTGAGCATGGGAATGAGTGGCGATTATTCTATAGCCATCAAACATGGTGCAACATTTGTTAGAATTGGTACAGCGTTCTTTCAATAG
- the asnA gene encoding aspartate--ammonia ligase yields MQKSFIHQQEEISFVKNTFTQYLKDKLDVVEVQGPILSRVGDGMQDNLSGIENAVRVNVKLIPDDEYEVVHSLAKWKRHTLARFNFGEGEGLFVHMKALRPDEDSLDPTHSVFVDQWDWEKVIPSGQRNLAYLKETVEQIYKAIRLTELAVEARYDIESILPKKITFIHSEDLVKDYPFMTPKERENAITKKHGAVFLIGIGGELSDGQPHDGRAPDYDDWTSASEGDYKGLNGDILVWNEQLGGAFELSSMGIRVDQDALQKQVAITGDEDRLQYDWHKALLNGDFPLTIGGGIGQSRLVMFLLRKQHIGEVQSSVWPTDVRNAFEHIL; encoded by the coding sequence ATGCAGAAAAGTTTCATTCATCAACAAGAAGAGATTTCTTTTGTTAAAAATACATTTACGCAATATCTCAAGGATAAGCTTGATGTTGTTGAAGTTCAAGGTCCGATTTTAAGCCGTGTGGGAGACGGTATGCAGGATAATTTATCCGGTATTGAAAATGCGGTCCGTGTTAATGTGAAATTGATTCCTGATGATGAATATGAAGTTGTCCATTCCCTTGCTAAATGGAAACGTCATACCCTAGCGCGATTCAATTTTGGTGAAGGGGAAGGCCTCTTTGTTCATATGAAGGCTCTTCGTCCAGATGAAGATTCTCTGGACCCAACACACTCCGTATTTGTTGACCAATGGGATTGGGAAAAGGTGATTCCAAGTGGGCAACGTAATCTCGCTTATTTGAAAGAAACGGTTGAGCAGATTTATAAGGCTATCCGTTTAACGGAGTTAGCTGTTGAGGCTCGTTATGACATTGAGTCTATTCTGCCCAAGAAGATTACCTTTATCCATTCAGAAGACTTGGTCAAAGATTATCCGTTCATGACACCTAAAGAGCGGGAAAATGCTATTACTAAAAAGCATGGTGCGGTCTTCTTGATTGGCATCGGTGGCGAACTTAGTGATGGTCAACCCCACGATGGTCGTGCACCAGATTATGATGATTGGACGTCAGCGTCTGAGGGAGATTATAAAGGTCTAAACGGGGATATTCTTGTGTGGAATGAGCAACTTGGTGGGGCTTTTGAGTTATCTTCCATGGGAATTCGTGTTGACCAGGATGCCCTTCAAAAACAAGTTGCTATCACAGGTGATGAAGACCGTCTTCAGTATGACTGGCATAAGGCTCTACTCAATGGCGATTTCCCATTGACGATTGGTGGTGGTATCGGTCAATCTCGCTTAGTTATGTTCTTGCTGCGGAAACAGCATATTGGTGAAGTGCAATCAAGTGTCTGGCCCACCGATGTTAGAAATGCTTTTGAACATATTTTGTAA